From a single Lolium rigidum isolate FL_2022 chromosome 7, APGP_CSIRO_Lrig_0.1, whole genome shotgun sequence genomic region:
- the LOC124676936 gene encoding NAC domain-containing protein 7-like: MNVFSHVPPGFRFHPTDEELVDYYLRKKVALKRIDLDIIKDVDLYKIEPWDLQEQCKIGTEDQNDWFFFSHKDKKYPTGTRTNRATTAGFWKATGRDKPIYVKHCLVGMRKTLVFYKGRAPNGQKSDWIMHEYRLESNENGAPHDEGWVVCKVFKKRVAAVQRMATADSPFWFSNDHMSFMAPHVDQSAAYHHGHQQSYHHPCKVELEYHHLLPQEPMSFQQLPQLESPRLTDLIGAVAANLQHEGQAPRQLQIEPVYASSAEWRDLDKFMASQLSHGASTPKESSSYSNPVQEFQVEGKHEEALDYVSTSATCEGENDLWK; this comes from the exons ATGAACGTTTTCTCCCATGTCCCCCCTGGTTTTCGTTTCCACCCCACCGATGAAGAACTGGTGGATTACTACCTGAGAAAGAAGGTAGCACTGAAGAGGATAGACTTGGACATTATAAAGGATGTTGATTTGTACAAAATTGAGCCTTGGGATCTACAAG AACAATGCAAGATTGGAACCGAAGACCAGAACGACTGGTTCTTCTTCAGCCACAAGGACAAGAAGTATCCGACCGGCACTCGCACCAATAGAGCCACCACCGCCGGTTTCTGGAAGGCTACCGGCAGGGACAAGCCGATCTACGTCAAGCACTGCCTTGTCGGGATGAGGAAGACCCTGGTTTTCTACAAGGGCCGGGCTCCCAATGGGCAAAAGTCAGATTGGATCATGCACGAGTACCGCTTGGAATCCAATGAAAATGGAGCTCCCCAC GATGAAGGATGGGTGGTCTGCAAGGTGTTCAAGAAGAGAGTGGCGGCGGTGCAGAGAATGGCCACCGCAGACTCGCCCTTCTGGTTCAGTAACGACCATATGTCATTCATGGCGCCTCACGTCGACCAGAGCGCGGCGTACCATCACGGCCACCAACAGAGCTACCACCACCCTTGCAAGGTGGAGTTGGAGTACCATCACCTCCTTCCTCAGGAGCCCATGAGCTTCCAGCAGCTCCCCCAGTTAGAGAGCCCCAGGCTCACAGACCTGATTGGCGCTGTAGCTGCCAATCTCCAGCACGAGGGTCAAGCTCCTCGGCAGCTTCAGATCGAGCCGGTTTATGCATCTTCCGCAGAATGGAGGGATCTTGACAAATTCATGGCGTCTCAGCTCAGCCACGGTGCCTCAACTCCGAAGGAGTCCAGCAGCTACTCCAATCCGGTGCAGGAGTTTCAGGTAGAAGGGAAGCATGAAGAGGCCTTGGATTATGTGTCGACATCTGCCACCTGCGAAGGGGAAAATGACTTGTGGAAATAA